AGTAATTCATCCTGGGCCAGGGGCGATTTACCTCCCACCATGTGGCGCAGGTGCATCTTGGCCAGTTCGTTATCGGTGAGATCCAGGGTAGTGAAGCCCTGAGACTCGAACTTGGCGGCAATTTCGGCGGCATCGACCCGGTCGCGGATTTGCAGGCCGACGAAAATGTGGGCTTCTTCTTGGTGGGCGATGCGGTAGTTGAACTCGGTCAGGTTGCGTTTGCCGATACACTCACAGAATTGGCGCAGACTGCCGGGTCGCTCGGGAATGGTGACGGCGAAGATGGCCTCTCGCCGCTCCCCTAACTCGGCCCGCTCGGCCACAAACCGCAGCCGATCGAAGTTCATGTTGGCACCACAGGCGACGGCTACCAGAGTCTGTCCCTGAATGCCCTGCTGTTCTGCATAGGCCTTGGCGCCGGCCACAGCTAGGGCGCCGGCCGGTTCCAAAATAGAGCGGGTGTCTTCGAAGACATCTTTGATGGCGGCACAGGTGTCGTCAGTGTCTACCCGAATGATGCGGTCGACATAGCGCTGGCAGAGGCGGAAGGTCTCGGCCCCGACTTGCCGCACCGCCACTCCATCGGCAAACAGGCCGACTTGCTCTAGCCGCACCCGCTGTCCAGCCTGCAGGGACTGGTACATGGCGTCGGCATCGGTGGGTTCGACGCCGATGATCTGGATCTCTGGCCTTAGCCGCTTGACATAGGCGGCAATGCCGGCAATCAGGCCACCGCCACCGATGGCCACGAAGATGGCATGAATCGGTTGCTGATATTGGCGCAGGATTTCCATGGCGATGGTGCCCTGGCCCGCAATCACATCAGGATCATCGAAGGGATGGATGAAGGTAAGGCCCTTTTCTCGCTCCAGTTGGCGGGCATGGCTATAGGCATCGTCGTAGGTTTCGCCGTGGAGCACCACGTCGCCGCCGCGGGCTTTGACGGCGTCAATCTTCACTTGGGGAGTGGTGGTGGGCATGACGATGATGGCCCGACTGCCCAGATGACGAGCTCCCAAGGCTACCCCCTGGGCATGGTTGCCTGCCGACGAGGCAATCACGCCCTTGGCTAGGCTTTCTGGGGGTAAATGGGCCATTTTGTTATAGGCTCCCCGCAGCTTGAAGGAAAACACCGACTGCACGTCTTCCCGCTTCAGCAGTACCTGGTTCTGCAGTCGGGTGGATAGATTAGGGGCGACTTCCAAGGGGCTCTCTTGGGCCACGTCATAGACCCGAGCCAGGAGGATGCGTTCTAGATAACCGTCGCTGGACATGGAGGGGAGGGTAATGGGCGACATTCTCACGCTACCACTGCCTGGGTATTTCCAGGACCATGGGAGAATCTGAAGCAAGTTCGTGGGGGGTAGTCTGTAGGGGCGATGCAGGTCATCGGCATTGACTTAGGGGGCACGGCCATTAAGGCAGGGCGCTTTAACCAGGCGGGAGACTGTCTGCAATCGCTGACTATGCCCACGGCGGCACCGCCGCACCCGGATCAGGTCTTGGCCCAGATGGCCGCTGCGATCGCATCCCTCGATCCTCACCACCAGGTGCACGCCATCGGGGTCGGCACGCCGGGGCCAGCCGATGCCGCCGGCCGGGTAGCCCGCATTGCCATCAACCTAGCCGGCTGGATCGAGGTGCCCGTGGCCGACTACTTAGAGGCCAAGGGTGGCCGCCCCACGGTGGTGGCCAACGACGCCAACTGTGCCTGCCTGGGGGAGGCCTGGCTGGGGGCGGGACGACCGTTTCGCGATATCGTCATGCTGACCCTGGGCACTGGCGTCGGCGGGGCGGTAATGCTGAATGGTCAGCTGTTTTTAGGGCGCCATGGGGCCGCCGCCGAACCCGGCTTAGTCACCCTAAACCCTGAGGGCCCCGCCTGCAATAGCGGCAATCGCGGCTCCCTAGAGCAATACTGCTCGGTGCAGGCGGTGCGGCGACAAACCGGCCAAGAGCCCAGTCACTTGGCAGCTCGAGCCCGGGCCGGAGATGCCGATGCGATCGCATTTTGGCAACAGTATGGCCGCTGGCTGGGGGCCGGTTTAGCCAGTTCTGTCTACCTACTCACCCCGGAAGCCATCATTTTGGGCGGCGGCATCAGTGCCAGTGCCGACCTGTTTCTGCCCAGCACCCTAACCGAGCTGCAGCAACGGGTGATGGCCACTTCCTACGACAATCTACAGATCTGTATCGCCCAACTAGGCAGCCAGGCTGGCCGGGTCGGGGCCGCCAAATTGGCCCTACAGCAGTTGGGGCTAGGCAGAGACTAGGACAGGGCGGCAGCCGTGAACTACACCGTGCCCTACTACCTACTCGGGATATGGGCCCGAAATCGGCTGGCCACACACCCGAGTCAAGACCCAGTCCCGCATCAAGTCATTGACTAACTCTGGCCGCTCATCGTGGGGGCAGTGGCCTGCTGGTAAATAATGCTCCGTCAGCTGCGGATAATACTGGCGAAAGCGGGCGCCCCGCTGCCGCGTATCCATCCAGGGATCTCCCTCGCCCCAGAGCGTCAGCAAGGGGGGGCAGAGTCGAGTTAGCAGGACATCCACCGGTTCTCCCCGAGGCGCCTTAAACACCGAGGCAAATACCCTAGCCGCGCCAGCGTCACAAGCGGGGCGATAGATCGCCTCTACCAGATCATCAGTCACCGCCGTGGCATCTAGATACACCTTCATCAAGGTCTTGCGAATGGTGGCCCGCCGCCGTACATACTGAAACAACAGCCAACTGGGCAGCGGCTGCAGCATGACACTGCGTAGGGCCTTAGCCAGGGCACCACCAATGCTAGATTTAGCCGTTGAGACCTGAGCATCCGAGAAGGGGCCAGCACTGTTCAGTAGCACCAGCCCGGCGGCAGCCTCTGGATGATTAGCGGCGACACAGAGACTGGCATAGCCCCCCAAGGAGTTACCGACCAACACCACTGGTTGCCCAATGACTTGGGTAATAAAGTCGTGCAATTGGGCCTGCCAGAGATCACCGCTGTACTGCCAGGGGGGTTTAGCCGAGCGGCCGAACCCCACCAAATCGATGGCCCACACCTGAAACTGATGTTGGAGATCGGCCAGGTTCTTCCGCCAGTGGTCGGTAGACGCCCCAAATCCATGTACCAATAGCAACGGCGGGCGATCGCCTGGGGGGGGTCCGGCTTGAACGTAATAGACTGGCTGTCCTCGCCAGGTCCAGTGCTGGCCAACACCAGAGGAATCAATGGGATTACGGTCAGAAATCGTCACCATCGCGGTTAACCATCGTGAATAAACCATGTTCGAGTCCAGCCCCGAAGGGTTGTCTAGGAAAGACTGCCAGGTCTGGAGCGGAGCTGGGTACCTCCCTATTCCAGACCAAACTAGCCATAAGCCCTTTAATCTCAGCACTTTTCCCTAGCAAGTCCTTCAGGCTGTTTTGATGGTAGCGAATCCCCTCTTAAATCCAGGGAACTAGCTTCCAGGCTGCTATCGGCAGCTGACAAAACTTGATAGGGTAACACTGCTTTCGTGTCGCATTCGTATCAGGTGGTCCAGTGCTATGGCTGCTCTCGCCCGTTCCCACAAAATTCCTCGCCGCCGCCGTACCAAATGGCTCTGGTTTGAGCGCCTGATGGCTCTGATTGCCCTAGTCAACTTAGCCCTAGTCCTATTCGACCTCAGCTATATCCGCTTTCGAGACTTTTATTTGAAGTTCGTGCCAGAGCTCACTGAGTGGTACGGCGCCACCTATAAGGGCATTCAGCCAGAGCGATCCACCGTGACCTACCTAGAGACCGTGGATCGCCTCGAGGAGCAAGTGGCCCAAACCGGGCTGCAATCACGTCAGGCAACTATCTTGTTGAACCAGCTGCAACAGCAGAGCATCGAGCTAATCGATGAGAACCCCTTTCAGGTGGCCAATAAATCCGGCACCCTAGAGCGGATCAAAAACATGATGCGCGATCGCATCGGTACCGATTCTGCCAAAGTCGCCTTTCGCACCTTCTGGAGCCAAGACCATCTGAGCCA
This portion of the Halomicronema hongdechloris C2206 genome encodes:
- the ilvA gene encoding threonine ammonia-lyase, biosynthetic, whose amino-acid sequence is MSSDGYLERILLARVYDVAQESPLEVAPNLSTRLQNQVLLKREDVQSVFSFKLRGAYNKMAHLPPESLAKGVIASSAGNHAQGVALGARHLGSRAIIVMPTTTPQVKIDAVKARGGDVVLHGETYDDAYSHARQLEREKGLTFIHPFDDPDVIAGQGTIAMEILRQYQQPIHAIFVAIGGGGLIAGIAAYVKRLRPEIQIIGVEPTDADAMYQSLQAGQRVRLEQVGLFADGVAVRQVGAETFRLCQRYVDRIIRVDTDDTCAAIKDVFEDTRSILEPAGALAVAGAKAYAEQQGIQGQTLVAVACGANMNFDRLRFVAERAELGERREAIFAVTIPERPGSLRQFCECIGKRNLTEFNYRIAHQEEAHIFVGLQIRDRVDAAEIAAKFESQGFTTLDLTDNELAKMHLRHMVGGKSPLAQDELLYRFEFPERPGALMKFVTAMSPNWNISLFHYRNNGSDYGRIVAGIQVPPQDMDDWQAFLDTLGYPYWGENQNPAYHLFLG
- a CDS encoding ROK family protein, which encodes MQVIGIDLGGTAIKAGRFNQAGDCLQSLTMPTAAPPHPDQVLAQMAAAIASLDPHHQVHAIGVGTPGPADAAGRVARIAINLAGWIEVPVADYLEAKGGRPTVVANDANCACLGEAWLGAGRPFRDIVMLTLGTGVGGAVMLNGQLFLGRHGAAAEPGLVTLNPEGPACNSGNRGSLEQYCSVQAVRRQTGQEPSHLAARARAGDADAIAFWQQYGRWLGAGLASSVYLLTPEAIILGGGISASADLFLPSTLTELQQRVMATSYDNLQICIAQLGSQAGRVGAAKLALQQLGLGRD
- a CDS encoding alpha/beta fold hydrolase encodes the protein MVTISDRNPIDSSGVGQHWTWRGQPVYYVQAGPPPGDRPPLLLVHGFGASTDHWRKNLADLQHQFQVWAIDLVGFGRSAKPPWQYSGDLWQAQLHDFITQVIGQPVVLVGNSLGGYASLCVAANHPEAAAGLVLLNSAGPFSDAQVSTAKSSIGGALAKALRSVMLQPLPSWLLFQYVRRRATIRKTLMKVYLDATAVTDDLVEAIYRPACDAGAARVFASVFKAPRGEPVDVLLTRLCPPLLTLWGEGDPWMDTRQRGARFRQYYPQLTEHYLPAGHCPHDERPELVNDLMRDWVLTRVCGQPISGPYPE